A window of Sagittula sp. P11 genomic DNA:
AGTATGCGACGCAGCTAGCGACGTTCTCCTCTGTAGAACAGCAGGTGCAGACCAACGAACTGCTCCGCAACATCAGTGCAACCCTGGGCGGCAATTCGCTGAATGAATTCGGTCGCTGGATCGGGATGGAAGGGCTGGTCCGCGCACCCGCCATGTTCGACGGTGCCCCCGTGACGATCCGCCCCGATTATTCCGAGGACGCAGACCGCGCCGTGCTGGTGGTGCGCGACGCGGGCGGAGAAGAGGTGCAGCGCTTCGACATCGATGTCGGCGAGGAGGTGGTGTTCTGGGGCGGAGGCGACAGCGAAGGCAACCCTCTGCCCCCCGGCATCTACCGTTTCGACGTGGAAAGCTACATCGACCAGCGGTTCGATGGCTCTACCATGGCGCGTGTCTACAGCCGCATAGACGAGGTGCGCAATGACGACGGGACGGTCCTCTTGCGCTTCGCCGACGGGACCGAGGCGACCTCGGAAGAGATTGGAGGCCTGCGACAGGCACGGCAATGACGCACGATGGCGGTTGCCGATTCGAAAAACTTGGACGCGAAGGAAGGAAAATCTTGGTTAAGAAGCGAAAAGATCGATGCATCTTCAACGTGTATGGGCTTCTCGTGGGGATCCGTATTTCGCATGCGCGGAAAAAACATGCAAACGTGCCACACTGGTGGCGCAAACCGGTGAATTTTGCAGGCGACAAGGTGCCGTTCCGCGCACCTGCAGAATTTGCCATTTGATAGGCAGCACTGAAAACGCTACGTTGCCTGAAGTAGGGCGTACCGCGTCCATCATTCTGAGACTGGAGCATAGTCATGAAAAAGATCTCTACCATCGCGGCGG
This region includes:
- a CDS encoding flagellar hook capping FlgD N-terminal domain-containing protein — encoded protein: MVTVSDPAPLYGNQSGQTAQKPSVEQNTRAVLSSDFETFLKMLTVQVQNQDPLNPVDSTEYATQLATFSSVEQQVQTNELLRNISATLGGNSLNEFGRWIGMEGLVRAPAMFDGAPVTIRPDYSEDADRAVLVVRDAGGEEVQRFDIDVGEEVVFWGGGDSEGNPLPPGIYRFDVESYIDQRFDGSTMARVYSRIDEVRNDDGTVLLRFADGTEATSEEIGGLRQARQ